The sequence GTTATAGCTATAATTATAATCATAATCGGACTTACTATTTTTGCACTGACTGCGGCTTGTCCTAAAATCAAACCTCCGACAATACCCAGTGTTGAGCCTATTGGATTAGGCATTCGTATTCCTGCCTCTCGTATCATTTCAAACGATATATCCATTAACAAAAGTTCCACTATACTTGAAAAAGGTACGTTTTCTCTTGCCGCACTGATTGAATATAACAAATAAGTCGGTATTATTTCTTGATGAAACAACGTTATAGCAAGGTATAATCCAGGAAGCAGAATAGACAAGAACATCGCTAACATTCTGATTATTCGTGACATATTTGCATACGGTACACGCAAGTAATCATCAGAAACTGCGTGAGTAAGCTCAAAAGCGTTTGTCGGCATTATCAATGCTCTCGGACTGCCGTTTAAAATCAGTACAACACGTCCTTCTGTCAATGCTCGTGCTGCCCTATCCGGTCGTTCCGTTGCAAAAATGTGGCTTGTAAGTGAAAAAGTCTTATCTTCAAGCATCATTGCAACTTCTTCGATTGCAATGACATACTGTGTATTGATACTGTTAAGCCGTCTTCTCACTTCGTCAACCATATCACTGTTAGCAATATCGGAAATATACAACATTACACCTCTTGTTTTGCTGACACTTCCGATTTTAATACCTTCCGCAATAAGTTTTTCACTTTTAATTATTTTTCTGACAAGAGCAGTATTATTTCTAAGCATTTCTGCAAATGCCTCTTGCGGTCCGTAAATAGACTGTTCATTTTCAGGTTTACCGATACTTCGCGTACCCCATTCACGAACATCAAGTGAAAAACCTTTTGAAAAACCGTCTACAAACACAGCACAACCACCAAAATTAACTTCTTCAAATATAGTATCCATACTGTTTGTAGTTATTGCCTGCGAATGTGCAATAAATCTGTCTATTATTTCAGTTTCATAACTGTATATCTTGTCATCTGAAAAGTAGGGGATTTCAAGCAATGTCTTTATTATCGCCAAATCAACCATATCTGTACTTACCATACCGTCGATAAATACGATAAATGCTTTGCGTCCCTCTTTTAAAACAAGCTCGCGTATTACTATATCGTTATTAATAGGTACGTTAAATCTGTTTCGTACATATGAAATGTTTTCTTCATAGCTTTTTGATACAGTATCATTTGCGGTTGTTTCGGTTTTCTCATCTCGCACATCGTATTCTATATCGTTACTTTTATTTTTCAACTTAAAATCATTTTCTTGAGCAGTAGGAGAGAATATCACATAATTTTTTATTTTTCTAAATAAACTGTTCATTTTAATCCTCCATTAAATATATCATATATATTATGGTATCACTTTTTGAAAATTATACATATGTTTCACGTGAAACATTACATTTGTGTTAAATCTTCAATATGTTTCACGTGAAACATTTACAAATAAAAATTTTATGATATAATGATATATAGAAATAAATTAAAAAGTGGAGATTATTATGACAAAAATAATTGCAATAACAAATCAAAAGGGTGGTGTCGGTAAAACAACCACTTCTGTTAATCTGTCATCATGTCTTGCATATGAAAATAAAAAAACTCTGCTTATAGACTGCGACCCTCAAGGTAATTCGACAAGCGGTCTTGGTATTGAAAAAGATGATTATGAATTATCAATTTATGATTGTTTTGTTGACAGTTCTAAAACAAAAGACGCTGTAATCAAGACAAAATATAATAATTTGTATGTCATTCCGTCATCTTCAGACCTTTCTGCCGCTGAAATTGAGCTTGCATATGAAGATAAGCGTGAGTTTTTCTTGAAAAATGCCATTGATATGATTAAAGAAAACTTTGACTACATTATAATAGATTCACCTCCTGCACTCGGAATGATTACTATTAATATTATGACTGCGTCAGATTCCGTATTAATTCCGATACAATGCGAATACTATGCACTTGAGGGTTTAAGTCAGCTTATTACCACAATTAAGACAATCAAAAAGAAACTTAATCCGCAAATTGAAATTGAAGGTGTTCTCGGAACTATGTATGACGGCAGAACAAATCTTTCAATACAGGTGCTTGACGAAGTTAAAAAATACTTTCCGGATAAAGTTTATAAAACCATTATTCCGCGAAATGTTCGTTTAAGTGAATCACCGTCTTTCGGTGAGCCTATAATAAACTATGACAGAACCTCTAAAGGTGCAGACGCATATATGGCTCTGGCAAAGGAAGTTATACGAAACAATAAATAACTTAATTAATGTCAGTAAAGGAGTGAGCATATGGCTAAAAAAGGTTTAGGCAAAGGGCTTAATTCTCTTTTTAATGAAGAAGATATTGAAGAAGTTACTTCCGAAATTACTAAATCTTCAGAGGGGGACATAAAAAAAGTACGTATGTCCCTGATTGAGCCTAACAAAAAACAACCAAGACGTCATTTTGACGAAGAAAAAATAACGGCTCTTGCAGATTCTATTAAGGAACACGGACTTATTCAACCTATTATAATAACACCGTCCGACAATAATATGTATAAAATCGTTGCCGGTGAAAGACGTTGGAGAGCCGCAAAAAAGGCAAATTTAAAAGAAATTCCGGCAGTTATAAGAAAATACAGTGAAGAACAGGTTGCCGAAATTGCTTTGATTGAAAATTTGCAGCGTGAAAATCTAAATCCGATTGAAGAGGCTATCGGTTATAACTTATTGATGGACGAATTTAATCTTACTCAAGAACTTATAAGTCAAAGAGTAGGAAAGAGCAGAAGTGCAATCGCCAATTCATTAAGACTTTTGTCACTTGAGGACGAAATTCAGAAAATGCTTATTTTAGGTACTTTAACAAGCGGTCACGCACGTGCGATACTTTCGCTTGACGATAAAGAACTGCGAATAGCACTTTCAAAACGTATTATCGAAGATAACTTAAATGTAAGACAAGCCGAGGCTCTTGCAAAGCAACTTCAAAAGAAAAAGCCCCAGAAGAAAAAGTCTGAAAAAACAGCTTATGACATTGAAATTGAGAAGATACAAAATACGTTATCTTCTGCAATGGGTACAAAAGTCAGAATCAATCATACCGCTAAAAAAGGTAAAATTGAAATTGAATATTACGGAAACGAAGATTTAGAACGTGTTCTTGGATTTTTTAATATAAAAGGAGAATGAGAATGAATATTGATACAAATACACTTATTTTTATTGCTCTTGCAATAATGATGATACTTATAGTTATTTGTTTCATCTGCAACAGCATTAATTCATCAAAAATCAACACACTTATGGATTATTCCGATGAAGGCGATATTATCGGTGCTTTAAAAGATTACTACGATAAAGTTGATGATTTATCAAAGACTGTAAATGATACATCCGACGCGGTTTTGATGTCGCGACTTGCAAATTGTGAAAATGATTCTAATATTTCACTAAAAAAGGTAGCTGTTGTTAATTTTGACGCATTTGACGATGTTACAGGCAAACTTAGCTTTGCACTTGCTATTTTGAATAACAACAACGACGGTATCATTTTAACATCGCTTTACGGACACAATTCATGCAATACATATGTGCGTGAAATTGTCGGCGGTCAGACACCTATAAAACTTCTTGATGAAGAAAATGCTGCACTTGAAAATGCAAAAAGTAAACTAAAGAGGACTGAAAACAATGGCTAATAAGAATGATAACAAATCTATGTTTCTCTACACCGCTTTAATATTTATAGTTGCGGTATTGCTGATTATTTTTTCGTTTTTAGGTCAGACAAATATGCAAAAAAATCAGCCGCAAGTTAGTGAATCGCCGGATAAAGAAATGAGTATTTCCGAAAAGGCATCAATACTTAGTGAAGAAAATACAGTTTTACTGGAAAATAACAGTAATCTAAAAAAAGAAAATCAAGAATTATCCGAAGAAAATATACAGCTTAAATCTGATAATGAATCACTTACACAAAAACAGTCACAAAATGATTTATTACTAAGTGCAAACGGTTATTTTACACTCGGTAATAATTCAATGGCACTTGAAACGCTTGATAAAGTTAATTATAACGATCTTTCAAGTGACCAAAAAATTATATACGATAACATTAAAAATAATATAAATTAAAGAAAGGATAAATTTAATATGTTAGACATTAAAGTATTAAGACAAGAACCTGAACGTATAAAGGAGGCTTTAAAAAAGCGTTTCAATCCGCTTGATATTGAGCCTGCTATAGAACTTGATAAGCAAAGACGTGCAATTCTTGCAGAAGTTGAACAGAAAAAAGCTAAACAAAACGAAATTACAAAGCAAATTCCTCAAATGAAGAAAAACGGTGAAAATACAGACCAAATTTTTGCCGAAATGAAGGAATTGAGTAATGATATTAAAGCTGACGATGAAAAGGTAAGGGATATTGACGAACAGCTAAGAAACTTTATGCTAAGAATTCCTAATATTCCTAATCCTGAAGTTCCGGTAGGTAAGGACGATACAGAAAACGTTGAACTTAGAAAGTTCTCTGAACCGAGAAAGTTTGATTTTGAACCAAAGGCTCACTGGGATATCGGTACAGACCTTGATATTCTTGATTTTGAACGCGGTACAAAAATTGCCGGTACTCGTTTCACAGTATATAAAGGTCTTGGTGCAAGACTTGAAAGAGCCGTTATTCAGTTCTTCCTTAATACTCACACAGAAGAATCGGGCTATACTGAAATCTTTCCGCCGTATATGGTAAACAGAGCATCAATGACAGGTACAGGTCAGCTTCCTAAATTTGAAGAGGACGCATTTAAGGTTGTAAACAACGGCTTCTTCCTAATTCCTACGGCAGAAGTTCCTGTAACAAATCTTCACAGAGATGAAATTCTAAGCGGTGACCAACTTCCTATTAAATATACAGCTTACTCAGCATGTTTCAGAGCAGAGGCAGGCAGTGCAGGCCGTGACACAAGAGGTCTTATCAGACAGCACCAATTCAACAAAGTTGAACTTGTTAAGTTTGTAAAGCCTGAAACAAGCTATGACGAACTTGAAAAACTTACAAACGACGCTGAAAAGCTACTTCAAAAGCTTGGACTTGCTTACAGAGTTGTATGCTTGTCAACAGGTGACCTTGGTTTCTCGTCAGCTAAGACATATGATATTGAAGTATGGATGCCAAGCTACGGCAGATATGTTGAGATTTCTTCATGTTCAAACTTTGAAGATTATCAGGCAAGACGTGCCAACATCAAATATAAAGAAACACCGAAGGATAAGGCTCAATTTGTTCATACACTTAACGGCTCAGGTCTTGCAGTCGGCAGAACTGTTGCCGCAATTCTTGAAAATTATCAGAATGAGGACGGTACTGTAACAGTTCCTGAAGTTCTTGTTCCTTATATGGGTACAGATAAGATTTCTAAGTAATTTTGATTTTTGTAAATAGGCAAGCCATGACTTGCCTATTATTGTATTTATCAATATTACAAAACAGTCAAAATTAATTTTTCCACGTTTGTGTTGATAACCTATATTGTGTTTGTAATATTTCTGTAACACAAGATATAGTTGTGGTATTATGTAAACTGATTTATGGTTAAATTTGACTTATCAACACCTTAATTTTACCACTTATCCACTTAAAAATGACGTAGACAAGCCATTTATTTTGAGTTATCCACGTTATCCACACAGTTATCCACACAGTGTGTGAACATTACCGTTTATAAAAAATCGCGTAAATATGCGATTTTTTAAGGTTTACATTTTAATATTACACTATTGTTACAAATATTACACAAATACGTGGAAAAAGTGTGGATAACTGATGATAACTCACCGCAAATTACGGTTTTAAGGCGTTTTTCGGTGTTTATAACACCTTGAAAGTTATCCACACCGTGTGTATAACTTGTAGGATAACCGTATAAACTAATTTATTTGAATCTCGGAGGTAATTATTTATGATTACACCACGTTTAAAATGTATAATAGACCATACAAAAGGAAATAGAATCGCCGATATTGGTACTGACCACGCATATATTCCTATTTATCTTGTTGAAAATGATTTAGCCGAATACGTTATTGCAGGCGATGTAAGACAAGGACCGGTTGATATTGCAAAGGCTAATGTTGAAAAGCATAAACTTTCTGATAAAATTGAGGTAAGACTTGGCAGTGGTCTTTCAGTTATTGAAAAAGGTGAGGTTGACACCGTTATAATTGCCGGTATGGGCGGTCAGCTTATCAGTGAGATTTTAAGTGCAGATACAGAAAAGGCGAGAGAATGTAATCTTGTACTTCAACCGATGAATGCACAATATGAGCTTAGAAAGTATCTTATTTCAAACGGCTTTTCTATTACGGACGAAGATATTGCCATTGAGGGATTTAAGGTATATAATATAATGAATGTTATAAATAAACCTCAAAAGGAATTTGATAACGATATTGAATATCATTTACCGAAATATCTTGTAAATCATAAGTATTATAAAAATCTCTATGATAAAAAACATCGTGAATTTGTCAAGGTTATAACAGGTCTTGAAAATTCAAAAGACGTTGATGAGGATAAACTCAATAAATATAAATACTGGCTAAAGGAATTGAATAAATATGAAAGCTAAAGAAATAATTAAAATAATTGAGAATATATGTCCCGAAAGATTGGCGTATTCATGGGATAATGTCGGTCTTTTGTGCGGTGATGAAAATAAGGACGTAAAAAAGGTATTTGTAACGCTTGATACAAATACCAATACCGTTAAAGAGGCTATATCAAAAAATGCCGATATGATTGTTTCACATCACCCAATACTGCTTGGCGGTATAAAGAGAATTGATTATTCCACATCTGTGGGACAAATGCTTAAATTGCTTATTGAAAATAATATACCGCTTTTCGCCGCTCATACTAATATGGACACAGCTAAAGGCGGTATAAATGATAAACTTGCCGAAATGTTTGAACTTACAGACGTTAAAATACTTGATCAACATACCGATGATTCATCGGCAGGTTTGGGACGATACGGCAGACTTGAAAAAACGATTAAATTAGGTGATTTTGCAGAACATTGTAAAAAGATACTCGGCACACCTTTTTTGCGTGTTTCCGGCGATTTTGAAAATGATATTAATACAGTTGCGGTTGCATCGGGCAGCTGCAGTGAAATTATTCCGCTTGCATTTGAAAAGGGTGTGGACGTTATTATAACAGGTGATATGAAGTATCATAATATGATTGATATGACCGAACTTGGAATATGCGTCATTGACGCAGGTCATTATCCTACTGAAATATGTGTTATGGATATATTTGAAGATATTTTGAAGGATACTGATATTGAGATAATAAAATCAGAAAATAAGGATATTTTTAAACTTGTTTGACATAATTTAAAATATATTGTATAATATTTTAAGAGTAAGTCAGATAATCGCGCCGTTTACGGTGAGGAAAGTCCGGGCTTCACAGAGCAGGGTGCCGGCTAACGGCCGGTAAAGGTGACTTTAAGGATAGTGCAACAGAAAATAAATGCCTTAATTTATTAAGGTGATTGTGGAAATGTGCGGTAAGAGCGCACAGGGAAGATGGCAACTGAATTCCCGTGTAAACCCCACCTGAAGCAACTTTGGGAATGTTAAGCTTGCTCGGCGTGTTCCCTTGAAAGGCTTGAGCGTATAGGTAACTGTACGTCGAGATAGATGATTATCTAATACAGAACCCGGCTTATAGATTTGCTCATTTTAAGAAATGCCTTTTGGCATTTCTTTTTTTATTCCACCACTCCGTCACTTCGTGACACCTCTCCTCAAGGAGAGGCTTTTTGTATGGCTCCCATTGAGGGGAGCTGTCAACGCAGTTGACTGTGGGGTGGCTTGTTCATATTTTCATATGACTGTAATTTTTTATCGTATCGTTTTCCACCACTCCGTCACTTCGTGACACCTCTCCTCAAGGAGAGGCTTTTGTACGGCTCCCATTGAGGGGAGCTGTCAACGCAGTTGATTGTGGGGTGGCTTGTTCATATTTTCATATGACTGTAATTTTTTATCGTATCATTTTCCACCACTCCATCACTTCGTGACACCTCTCCTCAAGGAGAGGCTTTTGTACGGCTCCAATTGAGGGGAGCCAGCAACGCAGTGACTGTGGGGTGGATTTTTATAACTTTCATACGAGCTTACTCATTTTTTTAACTTATCATAAATATATCGTTCATATGGGACTGTGCCCCCGACGTCCCTTTTTATCTAACCTTTTTCTTTCTGTAGGGACGATCACATTGGTCGCCCCTTTTATGTTTTCACACTTTTACGGTCAATGACCGCCCCTACGATTATTTTTACTTATCCACAAAAAAAGGGATTATCGTGGATAATCCCTTTTAATCATATCACCATACCGCCGTCAACGTTGACAACCTGACCTGTTATAAAATCCGCATTTTCGCTTGCAAGAAATCTTACCGTCTTTGCAATCTCCTCCGGTTTACCGAGTCGTTCAAGCGGTGTTTCTTCACAAAGGCAATCAAAATCTTCTTTTGTCAAATGGCTGTTCATTTCAGTTTCAATAACTCCGGGTGCAACACAATTTACACATATACCCGACGGTCCCAGCTCCTTTGCAAGTGCTTTTGTAAAGCCTATAACCGCCGCCTTTGCGGCACTGTAATGAACCTCACAGCTGCCTCCGGTAACACCCCACATTGACGAAATATTAATGATTTTACCGCTCTGTTTATAAATCATATCATCAACAAAAGCTTTTGTAACGAGATACATACTTTTCATATTCAAATCAAACATTCTGTCCCAATCATTTTCAGTTATATCTGTAAACATTTTTTGTTGTGAAATACCTGCATTATTCACAATTACATCTATTTTACCGTAATTTGTGTGAATAAATTCAGCCATATCATTTACTTGTTTAGAGTCTGAAACATCTGCTTTTACCATAACCGCACCTGTTTCATTTTTTATCTTTTCCGCCTCGTCACTGCTTTTGTTATAATTCAAAAACACTCTGTATCCGTTATTTGAAAATTCATATACACAAGCCTTGCCGATTCCGCGGCTTCCGCCTGTTATCAAAACATTTTTCATAATCTTTCCTTCTTATTCTTCTTCCGGTTTCATTTTAGGTATAAACACCCTTGATGTCTTTTTCTCAACAACCTTGTTTGCACGTTCAACAGCCTGTTCCATGCAATATTCCTGACAGTCAAGTTTTTTCTTTCCGCGTCTGTCTTTTGTATAAACACCGTCATGCTGAATATGTGCACGCATTGTATCGCTAAGCTGTACATCAAGCACGTTTATAACATCTTTTTTCAAATTTTCATCATCAATAGGGAACATTATTTCAACACGTCTGTTAAGATTTCTCTGCATCCAATCGGCACTTGCACAGAACACATTTTCTTGACCGTCATTATAAAAATAATATATTCTTGTATGTTCAAGGTATCTGCCGACAATAGAACGAACCGTAATATTTTCCGACAAATCCTTTACACCTGCTCTCAAGGCACAAATTCCGCGCACAATCAAATCAATCTTAACACCGCTGCAGCTTGCTTTATATAAAAGTTCAATAATTTTAGGGTCAACAAGCGAATTAACCTTTGCAACTATTCTTGCTTTACGTCCTTCTTTTGCGTGTTTAATTTCACGTTCAATCATTTCTTCCGTCTTTTTTCTTAGCCATAGAGGTGCAAGAATAAGTTTGTTCCAGTGTGACGGCTCTGAAAATCCCGAAATCATATTAAAGAATGCACCGGCGTCATCACCGATTGGTTTTGAACAAGTCAAAAGTCCCATATCGGTATAGAAATTGGCGGTTATATCGTTATAGTTACCAGTTCCGAGATGAACATATCTTCTGATACCGTCCTCCTCACGTCTTACTATTTCGGTAATCTTTGAATGTGTTTTAAGTCCCAAAAGTCCGTATATAACATGACAACCGGCTTTTTCAAGTTTTCTCGCCCAAATAATATTATTTTCTTCATCAAATCTTGCCTTTAATTCAACAAGTACGCTCACTTGCTTACCGTTTTCCGCCGCACGCGAAAGCGCCTCTATAATAGGCGAATTTCCGCTTACTCTGTACAATGTCTGTTTAATTGCAAGCACATTTTCATCAACTGCCGCCTGTTTTATCAAATCAACTATTGTTGAAAAACTGTCATATGGGTGATGAAGAAGTATATCGCCCTCACGGATTTTTTCAAATAAATCAACATTTTTAAGTTCAGGTCTTACCTGTGATTTAAATGGCTTATATTTATACTTGTCAAATCCATCCTCCGAATACAGCTTATTCAAAAAAGTAAAATCAATAGGTCCGTTAATTTTATAAATATCATCATTTTTAACTTTCAACTCTTTCTTTAAAATTGAAAGCAACTCGCCTTTAACCTTACTATCCACCTCAAGGCGGATTACGCCGCTTCTTTCACGTTCCTTAAGACTCTTTTCAATTTCAATAAGCAAATCTTCACTGTCGTCCTCATCAATAGGAATATCTGCGTCACGCATAACTCTGTATGAGTATGAGCAAAGCACATCATAACCCATAAACAGCATAGGCAAAAACTCCTGTACTATTTCTTCAAGCAGAATAAATTGTTTTTTACCGTTTTCAGACGGAAGTTTTACTATACGTTTAAATACTGACGGTATCTGTACCGTTGCAAAAGCCTGCTCCTTGTTTTCCTTTTTGATAAGTGCACAAATGTTAAGCACCTTATTTTGAATAAGCGGAAACGGTCTTGACGAATCAACCGCCATAGGCGTCAAAACAGGGTATATTTCATTTTTGAAATACTTTTCAATAAATTTCTTTTGTTCTTCAGAAAGCTGATTTCTGTTTAAGATTGATATGTTTTCAACAGCCAGCTGCGGCAGAAGTAATTTTTCATATGTACTATACTGCATATCAACCATATTATGAGTTTTTTCAGATATTTTTTCAAGCTGTTCGTGAGGTGTAAGTCCGGACGCGTCTTTTTTCTTATAGTCGGAAATTTCCATATTTTTAAGTGACGCAACACGTACCATGAAAAATTCATCAAGATTTGAGCTTGTTATGGCAAGAAATTTAAGTCTTTCAAACAACGGATTTTCTTTATCCCTTGCTTCATGCAATACACGCAAATTAAAATCAAGCCAAGAAAGTTCTCTGTT is a genomic window of Hominilimicola fabiformis containing:
- a CDS encoding tRNA (adenine(22)-N(1))-methyltransferase encodes the protein MITPRLKCIIDHTKGNRIADIGTDHAYIPIYLVENDLAEYVIAGDVRQGPVDIAKANVEKHKLSDKIEVRLGSGLSVIEKGEVDTVIIAGMGGQLISEILSADTEKARECNLVLQPMNAQYELRKYLISNGFSITDEDIAIEGFKVYNIMNVINKPQKEFDNDIEYHLPKYLVNHKYYKNLYDKKHREFVKVITGLENSKDVDEDKLNKYKYWLKELNKYES
- a CDS encoding spore germination protein; translation: MNSLFRKIKNYVIFSPTAQENDFKLKNKSNDIEYDVRDEKTETTANDTVSKSYEENISYVRNRFNVPINNDIVIRELVLKEGRKAFIVFIDGMVSTDMVDLAIIKTLLEIPYFSDDKIYSYETEIIDRFIAHSQAITTNSMDTIFEEVNFGGCAVFVDGFSKGFSLDVREWGTRSIGKPENEQSIYGPQEAFAEMLRNNTALVRKIIKSEKLIAEGIKIGSVSKTRGVMLYISDIANSDMVDEVRRRLNSINTQYVIAIEEVAMMLEDKTFSLTSHIFATERPDRAARALTEGRVVLILNGSPRALIMPTNAFELTHAVSDDYLRVPYANMSRIIRMLAMFLSILLPGLYLAITLFHQEIIPTYLLYSISAARENVPFSSIVELLLMDISFEMIREAGIRMPNPIGSTLGIVGGLILGQAAVSAKIVSPIMIIIIAITGIGSFATSDYSLSWGYRILRLAFIALAAVMGFYGIAIGIFIYSLYVAKQTSFGVPYLSPIPKVNNRSMTNSIFENPIWKKEHRPDFLKTKKNTEEPKISRNWKIKKNTR
- a CDS encoding Nif3-like dinuclear metal center hexameric protein, coding for MKAKEIIKIIENICPERLAYSWDNVGLLCGDENKDVKKVFVTLDTNTNTVKEAISKNADMIVSHHPILLGGIKRIDYSTSVGQMLKLLIENNIPLFAAHTNMDTAKGGINDKLAEMFELTDVKILDQHTDDSSAGLGRYGRLEKTIKLGDFAEHCKKILGTPFLRVSGDFENDINTVAVASGSCSEIIPLAFEKGVDVIITGDMKYHNMIDMTELGICVIDAGHYPTEICVMDIFEDILKDTDIEIIKSENKDIFKLV
- the ymfI gene encoding elongation factor P 5-aminopentanone reductase, with product MKNVLITGGSRGIGKACVYEFSNNGYRVFLNYNKSSDEAEKIKNETGAVMVKADVSDSKQVNDMAEFIHTNYGKIDVIVNNAGISQQKMFTDITENDWDRMFDLNMKSMYLVTKAFVDDMIYKQSGKIINISSMWGVTGGSCEVHYSAAKAAVIGFTKALAKELGPSGICVNCVAPGVIETEMNSHLTKEDFDCLCEETPLERLGKPEEIAKTVRFLASENADFITGQVVNVDGGMVI
- a CDS encoding ParA family protein, encoding MTKIIAITNQKGGVGKTTTSVNLSSCLAYENKKTLLIDCDPQGNSTSGLGIEKDDYELSIYDCFVDSSKTKDAVIKTKYNNLYVIPSSSDLSAAEIELAYEDKREFFLKNAIDMIKENFDYIIIDSPPALGMITINIMTASDSVLIPIQCEYYALEGLSQLITTIKTIKKKLNPQIEIEGVLGTMYDGRTNLSIQVLDEVKKYFPDKVYKTIIPRNVRLSESPSFGEPIINYDRTSKGADAYMALAKEVIRNNK
- a CDS encoding RNA degradosome polyphosphate kinase, encoding MIMQDYNKSENYINRELSWLDFNLRVLHEARDKENPLFERLKFLAITSSNLDEFFMVRVASLKNMEISDYKKKDASGLTPHEQLEKISEKTHNMVDMQYSTYEKLLLPQLAVENISILNRNQLSEEQKKFIEKYFKNEIYPVLTPMAVDSSRPFPLIQNKVLNICALIKKENKEQAFATVQIPSVFKRIVKLPSENGKKQFILLEEIVQEFLPMLFMGYDVLCSYSYRVMRDADIPIDEDDSEDLLIEIEKSLKERERSGVIRLEVDSKVKGELLSILKKELKVKNDDIYKINGPIDFTFLNKLYSEDGFDKYKYKPFKSQVRPELKNVDLFEKIREGDILLHHPYDSFSTIVDLIKQAAVDENVLAIKQTLYRVSGNSPIIEALSRAAENGKQVSVLVELKARFDEENNIIWARKLEKAGCHVIYGLLGLKTHSKITEIVRREEDGIRRYVHLGTGNYNDITANFYTDMGLLTCSKPIGDDAGAFFNMISGFSEPSHWNKLILAPLWLRKKTEEMIEREIKHAKEGRKARIVAKVNSLVDPKIIELLYKASCSGVKIDLIVRGICALRAGVKDLSENITVRSIVGRYLEHTRIYYFYNDGQENVFCASADWMQRNLNRRVEIMFPIDDENLKKDVINVLDVQLSDTMRAHIQHDGVYTKDRRGKKKLDCQEYCMEQAVERANKVVEKKTSRVFIPKMKPEEE
- the serS gene encoding serine--tRNA ligase — its product is MLDIKVLRQEPERIKEALKKRFNPLDIEPAIELDKQRRAILAEVEQKKAKQNEITKQIPQMKKNGENTDQIFAEMKELSNDIKADDEKVRDIDEQLRNFMLRIPNIPNPEVPVGKDDTENVELRKFSEPRKFDFEPKAHWDIGTDLDILDFERGTKIAGTRFTVYKGLGARLERAVIQFFLNTHTEESGYTEIFPPYMVNRASMTGTGQLPKFEEDAFKVVNNGFFLIPTAEVPVTNLHRDEILSGDQLPIKYTAYSACFRAEAGSAGRDTRGLIRQHQFNKVELVKFVKPETSYDELEKLTNDAEKLLQKLGLAYRVVCLSTGDLGFSSAKTYDIEVWMPSYGRYVEISSCSNFEDYQARRANIKYKETPKDKAQFVHTLNGSGLAVGRTVAAILENYQNEDGTVTVPEVLVPYMGTDKISK
- a CDS encoding ParB/RepB/Spo0J family partition protein encodes the protein MAKKGLGKGLNSLFNEEDIEEVTSEITKSSEGDIKKVRMSLIEPNKKQPRRHFDEEKITALADSIKEHGLIQPIIITPSDNNMYKIVAGERRWRAAKKANLKEIPAVIRKYSEEQVAEIALIENLQRENLNPIEEAIGYNLLMDEFNLTQELISQRVGKSRSAIANSLRLLSLEDEIQKMLILGTLTSGHARAILSLDDKELRIALSKRIIEDNLNVRQAEALAKQLQKKKPQKKKSEKTAYDIEIEKIQNTLSSAMGTKVRINHTAKKGKIEIEYYGNEDLERVLGFFNIKGE
- a CDS encoding DUF4446 family protein, whose amino-acid sequence is MNIDTNTLIFIALAIMMILIVICFICNSINSSKINTLMDYSDEGDIIGALKDYYDKVDDLSKTVNDTSDAVLMSRLANCENDSNISLKKVAVVNFDAFDDVTGKLSFALAILNNNNDGIILTSLYGHNSCNTYVREIVGGQTPIKLLDEENAALENAKSKLKRTENNG